From the Palaemon carinicauda isolate YSFRI2023 chromosome 42, ASM3689809v2, whole genome shotgun sequence genome, one window contains:
- the LOC137633346 gene encoding mucin-2-like has protein sequence MASIAVETTADTCAATSAVWSPLALLSPTLPPAPLPPPRSLSNRTLEAVKSLSEVSKHNNHFNTPAMASVPGTSITASSPSSQSNGPSTPSPPPPPTDFQPLTSPPPPDLPPPPDFYVSSSSSPPPPPPPPSYLFPELSSGDLPPPPPPQQLLMNMESQMHPLYICSYDPPSPEIKSEYDPKLPPGFPCDSKQSSVSPLPPPLPPPPRPTPPPPPTPPVRQASRENIDVPPSDSESSDNNSLASQAFTKESSGLYLASGEGTQTKDSGDGTSCRYPSKTVNDTPLSTDDSLDGRAVSSGLSSSTLTATLLLTPESGLSPLPPHALRVSPVPTDANTVTSLQTDDLTSTIETSNTSTPNIFDSRDTTFDIDTPEVTPQLSEILGTHSPTPCEVKMNSIMDEILNGDGSEVTPHLSEISGSHSATPVEERMRSVDAETREEVELNTAMKRAALSIKLEGPTSSPPDTSESERLGDATGTESLSESTDYSLTERITNSLTINSNTEVAQMSSPFSTEPPSLFSLPTDSDTISADMDPLSADILSPMGEFECYPADVETSTIDSVATRGMDAFLTSSSGYSDTAYATADSNMESLTMSPVFTESCTITPIPADYVTPTSTHPTTTPVPSPIPSSPLPYFDTVPPDTIHFSQSHTLFVNPSASTTVTGTSRTLVSATEHHFQSPLRTCIDHKRLVPTSLSDSLPSQDDKSITSLTLSDNLHTTNTGFDKVSEYNDKLKKTLQSSIDVLKLEEKLCQEKYREGQKCRNESDTTPLDIVQEETNEGQEKLNTEVIKPNEDLMSPIKKEEIEMEELSHLMQSKPDVSQDKSPMTDEHESEMVINDDLDKKECDEKVKHAKEDEMMEEVSEAASEESCKGEHEENERKSSIIYCGSDQVTEKSDETLKSPDNSLLKIDTEIEAGNHLKSETNLSNIGQSDTKKSTDESEQFLACKAEDEGESKLQMDEQKKNSDKDKEESGELPPSPLFVFDFSLDGQETINDNVEKDLSVSPSTTKTKSFPTSPIPDSPPKQSVPLRFSTCGGSMSPKIPLSPAKSPLPITKGIDSTSPRSPGVIPLSRSPEEAMELLDTLVGNMENLSADLPHSLVLEKENNEVTATPVVSDSIEANTESSKTETKALESIVPENPPQKAMDTPSDLWKSEENEWDHSITISDETDGVMTDSMFSYSSLTSPVSQIENIFYTPQSLPASSGSKDSLCGDSKDAPIKPQDSPTYELSCDNVATADINTHSSSNANITPSDKSDTLHVTNNGKSKENIVDTKVMSSELIVDCKVTDDNDNNVKTSKTLHEIQKKTGEDIEIDSINSETNKILERNETELTLSNDFNNQKSSLGNSSDVGNVPPVESNDTPASFSSHSLHSIVEDVVPPPPASRAKTPPLPPPRSCVNTPRPGMGAPLPPPRQYMLIPINSSQPPSRRHSPPPAPPRSTSVRRSPPPPPPRSTVQTPASINEWIDFPPLPPPPTAVINTPSTPPKLTPVPEESSFPSTPQPPKESENEFSPARSVSPRYRKSPCLTTSNSKPGSGSEAATKTSGLKGEPNEEKHNLQSEVGVLSETSSADIELASLIRKSESPPALPPAPEEDNEEEPPPPPPPPVAFRDENVAPFPPPPPPESLVSPPTAPPPPLRSRITTPPLPPPPKAVFSHEYVEQQNSHHSSDETNKDRFLLASDMASGSSNPSAATLASDTQSASNILAPALPSAPVAPPPPPPPMLASRSPLPSSSQTPSHPPLSAPPPLRCPVPPSSKVTPNSALWTVSPYGKMVITRNDLPLPSPEEEIRKTFYNVKNWGLLEYGMDTLAVYTQLRPNIQMGPQCGLVALSMASQVFPETKEIADLLKEAKEHKFTSHGEMFSSENMAKLANEINGMEAVVRRDVLCNPKILLELLIQGNLILVPYDADQNHMPNLRNGHKAHWGVICGCLVQSQSLNMHMGGASKLDSRVDNLFHMRPRSRRGFAPSRDGSVTPSTPLVPGSPRLGHRILRTPEVSASPSDGIKTPDIMQKESSIGRTFETDSVCSSRVNTPMIPEIFNDDIRMVVLWRQGKSRNLIAAPIEKLCESNDQLFDYPSPSNEMESEFIIGSVQDGLAGQVVVLHKTKTALSDLVGILQDKQEGH, from the exons ATGGCCTCCATAGCTGTAGAAACCACTGCTGACACCTGTGCTGCCACATCTGCTGTTTGGTCTCCCTTGGCCCTCCTTTCTCCTACTCTTCCTCCAGCCCCACTACCACCACCACGCAGTCTGTCTAATCGAACTCTCGAAGCTGTAAAGTCTCTTTCCGAAGTCTCAAAGCATAACAACCACTTTAACACTCCGGCTATGGCCTCTGTTCCGGGAACTTCCATTACAGCTTCTTCTCCTTCCTCACAGTCCAATGGCCCTTCCACTCCATCTCCACCACCACCTCCTACTGATTTCCAGCCTCTGACGTCACCTCCGCCTCCAGATTTACctccacctccagacttctacgTATCATCGTCATCTTCACCTCCACCGCCTCCCCCTCCTCCATCATATCTGTTCCCTGAATTGTCATCAGGAgatcttccccctcctcctcctccccagcaGCTATTAATGAATATGGAATCACAAATGCATCCTTTGTACATTTGCTCCTACGACCCACCATCACCCGAAATAAAATCCGAATACGATCCAAAACTTCCTCCTGGGTTTCCCTGCGATTCAAAACAGAGTTCAGTGTCACCACTTCCTCcccctcttccacctcctcctcggcCTACGCCTCCGCCACCACCTACACCTCCTGTGAGACAAGCATCAAGGGAAAATATAGATGTACCACCTTCAGATTCAGAGTCCTCGGACAATAACAGTTTAGCTAGTCAAGCTTTTACTAAGGAAAGTTCTGGGTTATATTTAGCTTCAGGAGAAGGGACCCAAACCAAAGACTCTGGTGATGGAACAAGTTGTAGATATCCATCAAAGACTGTAAATGACACTCCTTTAAGCACAGACGATTCCTTAGACGGAAGAGCTGTCTCAAGCGGACTTTCATCCTCCACTCTTACTGCAACCCTTCTCCTAACACCAGAATCAGGGTTGTCTCCTTTACCTCCTCATGCTCTGAGGGTCTCACCAGTACCGACAGATGCCAATACAGTCACTTCTTTGCAGACTGATGATTTAACTTCTACAATAGAGACCAGCAACACATCGACACCTAATATTTTTGATAGCCGAGATACTACATTTGACATCGATACTCCAGAGGTGACACCACAGCTCTCAGAGATTTTAGGGACTCATTCACCTACTCCATGTGAAGTTAAAATGAATTCGATAATGGATGAAATTTTAAATGGCGATGGTTCTGAGGTTACACCACATCTGTCTGAAATAAGTGGATCCCATTCAGCAACCCCAGTTGAGGAGAGGATGAGGTCGGTTGATGCTGAAACTCGCGAGGAAGTAGAGTTAAATACAGCTATGAAACGAGCTGCTCTGTCCATCAAATTAGAAGGTCCCACTTCTTCACCTCCAGATACATCAGAAAGTGAGAGACTTGGAGATGCTACAGGCACTGAGTCTCTTTCAGAAAGTACAGATTACAGCCTGACAGAAAGAATAACAAATTCCCTTACAATTAACAGCAATACTGAAGTTGCACAAATGTCATCTCCTTTTTCGACAGAACCTCCATCACTCTTTTCTCTTCCAACAGACAGTGATACTATATCAGCAGACATGGACCCCTTATCTGCAGACATTTTGTCTCCAATGGGAGAGTTTGAGTGTTACCCAGCAGATGTAGAGACTTCGACAATAGATTCTGTTGCCACAAGAGGAATGGATGCATTTCTTACTTCCTCGTCAGGTTATTCTGACACTGCATATGCTACGGCTGATAGCAACATGGAATCACTGACAATGTCCCCTGTCTTCACAGAATCATGCACCATAACTCCCATTCCAGCAGATTATGTTACTCCCACATCAACGCATCCCACCACTACCCCTGTGCCTTCTCCCATTCCCTCATCTCCCTTGCCCTATTTTGATACTGTCCCTCCTGATACAATACATTTTTCTCAGTCCCATACCTTATTTGTTAACCCCTCTGCATCTACTACGGTAACCGGTACCTCAAGAACATTAGTGTCGGCTACAGAACATCACTTTCAATCTCCCTTGAGGACTTGTATTGATCATAAAAGGTTAGTTCCAACATCACTATCTGACTCCTTACCTAGTCAAGATGACAAAAGCATAACTTCGCTGACTTTGTCAGATAACTTGCATACTACAAATACAGGATTTGATAAAGTTTCAGAATACAATGATAAACTTAAAAAGACCCTACAATCTAGTATTGATGTTCTGAAATTGGAAGAGAAGTTATGTCAAGAAAAATATCGGGAAGGCCAGAAATGTAGAAATGAATCTGATACTACACCTCTTGATATCGTGCAAGAGGAAACAAATGAAGGTCAAGAGAAATTAAACACTGAAGTAATCAAACCCAATGAAGATCTCATGTCGCCTATTAAGaaggaagaaatagaaatggaGGAACTCTCACATCTAATGCAAAGCAAACCTGACGTTTCACAAGATAAATCTCCTATGACTGATGAACATGAATCAGAAATGGTTATAAATGATGATCTGGACAAAAAGGAATGTGATGAAAAAGTAAAACATGCAAAAGAAGATGAAATGATGGAAGAAGTATCTGAAGCTGCATCAGAGGAAAGTTGTAAAGGAGaacatgaagaaaatgaaagaaagtccAGTATTATATACTGTGGGTCTGACCAAGTAACGGAAAAATCTGATGAAACCCTTAAATCACCAGACAATAGTCTCTTGAAAATTGATACTGAAATAGAGGCTGGAAACCACCTAAAGAGTGAAACAAATCTTAGTAACATTGGACAATCTGATACAAAGAAGAGCACAGATGAAAGTGAACAGTTTTTGGCTTGTAAAGCCGAAGACGAAGGCGAGTCCAAACTTCAGATGGATGAACAGAAAAAGAATTCTGATAAAGATAAGGAGGAGTCTGGAGAATTGCCCCCTTCACCACTATTTGTATTTGATTTCTCTTTAGATGGTCAAGAGACTATAAATGACAATGTAGAAAAAGACTTATCCGTGTCGCCATCAACAACAAAGACAAAGTCATTTCCTACCTCTCCAATTCCTGATTCCCCACCCAAGCAATCTGTACCTCTGAGATTTAGTACCTGTGGAGGGTCAATGTCTCCCAAAATTCCATTGTCACCTGCTAAATCACCATTACCGATCACCAAGGGAATTGATTCCACCTCTCCCAGGAGCCCTGGTGTGATTCCTCTCTCAAGATCACCAGAGGAAGCTATGGAACTACTTGATACTCTAGTAGGTAACATGGAGAATTTATCTGCAGATCTGCCCCATTCATTGGTAttagagaaagaaaataatgaggttACAGCTACACCAGTAGTATCTGACAGTATTGAAGCAAATACTGAATCTTCCAAAACAGAAACCAAGGCTCTCGAATCCATTGTCCCTGAAAATCCTCCTCAGAAAGCTATGGACACTCCTTCTGATTTATGGAAaagtgaagaaaatgaatgggatcACTCTATAACCATTTCAGATGAAACTGACGGTGTAATGACAGACTCGATGTTTTCCTACAGTTCACTGACATCACCAGTTAgtcaaattgaaaatatattttatactcctcaGTCATTACCTGCATCATCAGGATCTAAAGATTCACTTTGTGGGGATAGTAAAGATGCCCCTATAAAACCTCAGGACTCCCCAACTTATGAACTGTCATGTGATAATGTTGCTACAGCTGATATCAATACACATAGCTCTTCCAATGCTAATATAACACCATCTGATAAATCTGATACATTGCATGTAACTAACAACGggaaatctaaagaaaatatagTAGATACCAAGGTAATGTCAAGTGAATTAATTGTTGACTGTAAAGTaacagatgataatgataataatgtaaagaCATCAAAAACATTGcatgaaatacaaaagaaaactGGGGAAGATATAGAAATAGATTCCATTAATTCTGAAACTAATAAAATCTTAGAAAGAAATGAAACAGAACTTACTCTTTCAAATGATTTTAACAATCAAAAAAGTAGTTTAGGGAATAGTTCTGATGTTGGCAATGTGCCCCCTGTAGAAAGCAATGATACCCCTGCTTCATTTTCTTCTCATTCCCTTCACAGCATCGTGGAAGATGTTGTTCCACCTCCACCAGCTTCCCGTGCCAAGACACCTCCTTTGCCTCCCCCTAGATCTTGTGTCAATACTCCCAGACCAGGAATGGGAGCCCCTTTACCCCCACCAAGGCAATATATGCTTATTCCAATCAACTCATCCCAACCACCATCGAGAAGACACAGCCCCCCGCCGGCTCCGCCAAGGTCTACTTCTGTTCGCAGATCTCCACCTCCTCCACCTCCCAGGTCAACAGTTCAGACACCTGCTTCAATAAATGAATGGATAGACTTCCCTCCTTTACCTCCACCCCCTACTGCTGTTATTAACACTCCATCAACTCCACCAAAACTGACTCCTGTGCCAGAAGAGTCCTCTTTTCCATCTACACCTCAGCCACCAAAAGAATCTGAGAATGAGTTTTCACCAGCCAGATCTGTTTCTCCTAGATATAGAAAATCCCCTTGCCTGACAACTTCTAATAGCAAACCTGGCAGTGGTTCTGAGGCTGCAACAAAGACCTCAGGCTTGAAAGGTGAGCCAAATGAGGAAAAACATAATTTACAATCTGAAGTAGGTGTGCTGTCAGAAACTTCCTCAGCAGATATAGAATTGGCTTCTTTGATTCGTAAAAGTGAAAGCCCTCCAGCTCTTCCTCCAGCACCTGAAGAAGATAATGAAGAGGAGCCTCCCCCTCCACCCCCACCTCCAGTTGCCTTTAGAGATGAAAATGTAGCCCCCtttcctcctccaccacctccagAATCACTAGTTTCGCCTCCAACAgcgcctccaccacctttaagaaGTAGAATTACAACACCACCACTTCCTCCCCCTCCTAAAGCAGTTTTTTCTCATGAGTATGTTGAGCAGCAGAATTCTCATCATTCAAGTGATGAAACTAACAAAGATAGGTTTCTTCTAGCTTCAGATATGGCATCAGGTTCAAGCAATCCGTCAGCGGCAACACTTGCAAGTGATACGCAAAGTGCTTCAAATATTCTTGCCCCTGCTTTACCATCAGCACCTGTAGCtccacctccaccacctcctccaatgCTTGCCTCACGTAGTCCATTACCTTCCTCTTCTCAAACTCCTAGCCACCCACCATTATCTGCTCCTCCACCGCTGCGATGTCCAGTTCCGCCGTCATCAAAGGTAACTCCAAACTCAGCACTGTGGACCGTTTCACCATATGGCAAAATGGTCATAACTCGAAACGACTTGCCTTTACCCTCTCCTGAGGAGGAAATTCGGAAAACCTTTTATAATGTCAAGAACTGGGGGTTGTTGGAATATGGCATGGATACGTTGGCTGTGTACACGCAGTTGCGACCAAATATACAGATGGGACCACA GTGTGGTTTAGTGGCCTTGAGCATGGCTTCTCAAGTCTTCCCAGAAACAAAAGAAATAGCGGATTTACTCAAAGAGGCCAAAGAACACAAATTTACTAGTCACGGAGAAATgttttcctctgaaaatatggCTAAGCTAGCAAATGAAATCAATGGCATGGAAGCAGTTGTGCGGAGAGATGTGCTTTGCAATCCCAAGATTCTTCTAGAACTTCTCATACAAGGAAATCTTATTCTTGTACC GTATGATGCTGATCAGAATCATATGCCAAACTTGAGAAATGGACACAAGGCACATTGGGGTGTTATATGTGGCTGCCTTGTCCAGTCTCAGTCATTAAATATGCACATGGGTGGAGCGTCAAAGTTAGATTCTAGAGTTGATAACCTGTTCCACATGCGTCCAAGAAGCAGACGTGGATTTGCTCCAAGTAGAGATGGGAGCGTTACACCAAGTACTCCTTTAGTTCCAGGCTCCCCACGTTTAGGCCATAGAATTCTTAGAACACCAGAAGTTTCAGCTTCACCTTCAGATGGAATAAAAACGCCAGACATAATGCAGAAGGAAAGTAGCATTGGAAGGACTTTTGAAACTGACAGTGTCTGTAGTAGTAGAGTCAACACACCTATGATACCGGAAATCTTTAATGATGATATTAGAATGGTGGTTTTGTGGCGGCAAGGCAAAAGTCGCAACCTGATTGCAGCACCCATTGAAAAGTTGTGTGAAAGTAATGATCAGTTATTTGATTATCCATCTCCATCCAATGAAATGGAGAGTGAATTCATTATAGGTTCTGTTCAAGATGGACTCGCTGGTCAAGTTGTGGTGTTGCATAAAACTAAAACTGCTCTCTCAGACTTAGTTGGTATACTTCAGGACAAACAAGAAGGTCACTAG